Proteins encoded within one genomic window of Prauserella marina:
- a CDS encoding sulfotransferase domain-containing protein codes for MSHETERSNFRKLGTSDIVVASFPCSGQFLTGNILLELGLNYLTASSEEFAADGKAYPIPSFYGVRRRFAARDRSDRASTLRRRWPRFVATHSASRYLDVTSLRGVLLLVRDPRDALYSQYCLQAAIEGERVSELAAEGREAAAQGEVTSFDSWLGQPMSLFTEASLESPVAAWADYHSEWLDAVDGDRLFVMRFEDLKKRAAETVRKGLVHFGIQVAEPDLVKAVELSSFPAMRQHEDAVLRERGAAEGEYRFMRRGLVGEWKQWMTAERAMRFSNRRLQAVASSLGYAMG; via the coding sequence GTGAGCCACGAGACCGAGCGTTCGAATTTCCGGAAACTCGGCACGAGCGACATCGTGGTGGCCAGTTTTCCGTGTTCTGGCCAGTTTCTGACCGGTAATATTCTGCTTGAACTGGGGTTGAACTACCTCACGGCGAGTTCGGAAGAGTTCGCCGCCGACGGCAAGGCGTATCCGATCCCTTCTTTTTATGGTGTGCGGCGACGATTCGCGGCAAGGGACCGTTCCGACAGGGCCAGTACTCTCCGAAGGCGGTGGCCAAGGTTCGTCGCTACTCACAGCGCGAGTCGGTATCTCGACGTAACGTCGCTTCGCGGTGTTCTGCTTTTGGTCAGAGATCCGAGGGATGCCTTGTACTCCCAATATTGTTTGCAGGCCGCGATCGAGGGCGAGCGGGTGAGTGAACTGGCCGCCGAGGGAAGGGAAGCTGCCGCGCAGGGAGAGGTCACGAGTTTCGACTCCTGGCTGGGGCAGCCGATGTCGTTGTTTACCGAGGCATCCTTGGAGTCACCGGTAGCGGCATGGGCCGACTATCACTCGGAATGGTTGGACGCCGTCGACGGTGACCGGTTGTTCGTCATGCGGTTCGAGGATCTGAAGAAGCGTGCGGCCGAAACCGTCCGAAAAGGGTTGGTCCATTTTGGAATCCAGGTCGCTGAGCCGGATCTCGTGAAGGCCGTCGAGTTGAGCAGTTTTCCGGCCATGCGGCAGCACGAGGATGCCGTTTTGCGTGAACGTGGCGCTGCCGAAGGTGAGTACCGGTTCATGAGGCGGGGGTTGGTCGGTGAGTGGAAGCAGTGGATGACCGCGGAGCGCGCAATGCGTTTCTCGAATCGCCGGTTGCAGGCGGTCGCGAGCTCTCTTGGGTACGCGATGGGTTGA